From the genome of Canis lupus familiaris isolate Mischka breed German Shepherd chromosome 20, alternate assembly UU_Cfam_GSD_1.0, whole genome shotgun sequence:
AGTTTATTGTAAAACATTACCATTTGGGGTAAACTGGGTGAAGGATACACAGAATGTCTTTGGgttatttttccactttcttcTGAAACtgctttttaactttattttgaaataattaaaaatgctactcatgaaaatgaaagaagataaacATTGCAATTCCAAATTTAAAGTGaaaatctgggggcacctggatggctcagtggttgagtgtctgcctttggctcaggtggtgatcttggggttctgtgatcgaatcctgcatccggttcaccacagggagcctctgcctctctctctcataaaataaactctttttttaaaaaaataaaaataaagtgaaaatctGAATGGTATTAGGAGAGCTTTGGAGTCACCTGACAAATGTGGTACCTCGGTGGAGGGACTGGGAAGCTCAGTAAAAAaggcttatatatatatgtataaggcTCATTATTAACTCTGGCAGTGATAAACATTACCTGGTCTTGTCGCTTTGCTCTCCCCCAACTCCTTGACCCAAGGTTAGGCCTAGACCAAGCTAACTCTGAATCAGCTTCAACTAACAAGGAACCAGATGAGCGGGAGAGAGGCCGGAAAGGTTGTGAAAACCCAGGGAAAGAACACTGTgcacataatttatttaagtcACTCTGGATCTGAGGCTAAAACACAGCGGATGCCATCCCGGGTGGACGGTCAGCCAGCGCTCCGCGCCCTTCCGGATCCAGGCCTGGGTTTCATCTGGGGACCTCCGACCGCACCAGGGAGTCGGCCTGGCTCAGGGCGAGTTtgtccttcttctccttctgcaacACCTGCTCTTCCCACAGCGCCTGGTCAACCTGATCGTCTGTGAGCACGACGGGCTTGTACTTCTCGTCGAAGAGGCGCTCGTTCGTCTCAGAATGCAGCTGATGGGGTCCGACGACGCGCAGATGGGCCGGCAGGTGCTGGAACTCCTCGTCGTTGATGTCGCAGTCGCGCATCCGGGCGGCCAGCACCCACCAGCGGCCCACGAAGCCCACGTCCAGGATCCGGTCCGGGAAGTCGGCCCAACGGGGCTGCAGGTAGCGGCAGCGAGCCTGGTAGAGGCTGGCCTGGGCGTCGACGGGCGCCTCGTACACGAGCGCGCAGAGGCCCAGGTTCACGTGGCGGAGGCGGCCGCGCCCCCGCAGCCAGAGCAGCCGCTGCACACAGTCCTCGGAGGCGCGGTTGCGCGTGGCGGGGGCCAGCAGCAGGAGGATGCCCGACGCGTCGAGCAGCGCCTCCTCGAAGGCCGCCTCGCTGGGCGCCAGCGCGCAGCAGGCCGCCGCGCCCCCCAGCAGCCCCGCGTACACGGCCGCCCGCCAGGGccgggcccgcgccgccgccgccgcgtccccGCAAGCCTCGGCGTAGTCTCGGAGCAGCACGCGGGCCCAGGCGCCTGAGGGAGAAGCGGAACACACAGGTGAGAGCAGGCCGCCGTGGCCaccctcccgccgccgcccgccgctaCTCACCCAGCCGCGCCCACACGCCCGGCTTCGCGGCCGCCGGGCCACCAGATCCTTCACGGTTTCGGGACCACAATCTCTTCAGAGCGGCCGTCGCCATTCTCTTCCGGCTCAGAGTCCGTTTTCCGAAGCGAAACGCCTCGTGTGCGAAGTAAAAGGCCCGGGGGCCTCCTGCGCCAGCGTCGACGGTGCCGGAAGTGGCTTCCCATCGGAACAAGACGGAACTCGGACCGCTGCCGGATGTTGCTGTCGGGTCGGAGCGCGGCCGGCGGAGGCCGGGAGGCGGGCCGCGCAGGCGCAGAGAGCCTGGGCCACGCCGGCTGAGGGAGCCTCAGGTGAGGGGGGCGGGGTGCACCtgtggggcgggggcggcgagGTCACCCCCCGCTCGGTGCCCTAGCGGCCTGGCTGGGCTCCGGGCTGAGGGATggacctggggggaggggcaccgaGTGTGGTTGGGGGCGGGCGTCATTGGCCTCTGTCCTCAGAGCGGGATGCGGTGACGCCCCTGAGCGACCATGGCAGCGGCCGACGAGCTGGCCTTCCACGGTGAGTGGGCGGCGACCTGGCCCGAGCTCCTACTCCCTCCGCCGCCCGGACCCTCCCACCCGGGTGCCCGCCGACAGCCGGCCTGAAGCCCCGACCCTGACCCGAACCCCGCTCCCAGCCTGAGCCTCGGTCCCAGACCTGACCCCATCCCGGAACCAGCCTTAAGTGGTGGGCCCTTGTGGGGCGGGGGGACACACCTTACAACTCCCCAAAACTTAGGAAGCTGGGCCCTTAGGTAGCCCCAGGTGGAGTGTTGTCCCCCAGCCGAGCAGTGGGCCAAACCAAATTGTCTTGACTCCCAAAACATGCCTTTGTCCCGTATTCCTTCTCCATAGAGTTCGAGGAAGCTTCTAGTCTGCTGGCGGAGACCCCAGATGCGGCCACCACGAGTGGCCGCGGTCAGCTGGCCCCACAGGGGCACGTGGCGGTGGAGGTGGACTCGGGTGGTATCTACGGATCTGAGGAGGCTGAGGAGAGTGACAAGACTGCGGTGAGAGCCTCAGGCCCTGCCTgcacccagccctgcccccgcGCTCCGCCCAGGCGGGAAGGGCAGCCGCTGAAAGCCCATGCCATCCCTGCAGCTCctgcaggaggagaagcagcagcccGGATTCTGGACCTTTAGCTACTATCAGAGCTTCTTTGACGTGGACACATCCCAGGTCAGGCCCGGGAAGCTGGTGGGATGGGGCCTGCGGTCACACGGGGGTCCAGCCACTGTTCACTGAGCCCTTCCTAGACACCAGAATGCTGGTGATGCCCAGGCGGTAGGACACGGGCCCCTACACGGGCTGGTGGACTGTGGTGCGCTGTCAGGATTATGGTGTGATGGGCTCGTGGGAACACAGTTGCATATAGTCACGCAGGTTAGAGaagggcctcctggaggaggtgaggaatGTGCAGAGACGTGAAGGGAAGCACGTATGGCAGGTGCAGGGAACAGCAGATGCAGAGGGCCAAAGGTGAGAGAAGGTGTCACGAGCTACCTGTCACTTGATCTGGTTGGAGATTGAGGTGGGGGACAGGCAGGCAGAACCCAGACCACAAAGGCCTCGTACGCTGTGCTAGTTTGAGTTTCATCGTGAGGGTGCTGGGGAGCCACAGAAGGGCTTAGAGCGGGAGAGGAATGAATTGAATTAGGAAGGTGGCTCAGAGACCCCAGGCCTTAAACCTGGGGTGCAGAACAAGGAATATAGTGGAAAGAGAGGTAGGCAGGAGGATGCCCAGGATTTGACTGTTCCCCACCTCACGGTCCAGGCATGTCACAACATAACAGGCTGTTCAGGGCAGCCAAgctaagagaagggagaagcaaggagaaaGATGACCAACCCGGAAGAGTCCTTGAGAGCAGTAGCGCGCTAGGGTATTGGGGCTGGCCAGGGAAAGGGGCATCAAAAACTCAGGGAACATCCAAGCTTTTTCAGGCAAGGAGATGGGAGCTCAGCAGGGAAGGAGCCCCTAAGGGCAGGAGCTTagccctttcctctttctttggtgGAGGGATGTGTGTGTTGGCCCTGTGCAGGCTCCCATTCTGGGCCCCACCTTGTCCCCAGGTCCTGGACCGAATCAGAGGCTCACTGCTGCCCCGGCCTGGCCACAACTTTGTACGGCACCATCTGCGGAATCGGCCAGACCTGTATGGTGAGTGGTGGTGTACGTTCAGCTCGATAATTCATTCAGCACATGTGGACCGAGTGCCAGCCCATGGATTCCAGCTGAGAAGAAAGTAGGGGCACTCCCAGAGGGCAGGAAGCACGCATTCCATCTGGGGAGACAGATATATAGAGGCTGCTGAGGGCAATGGGgctcagaaaaaaagcaaacagtttAGAGGATGGGAGTTGCCATTTTGCATGGTTGAGACAGGACATCTCTGAGGAGGATGCAAGAATGGGCCTTGTTAGGGATGAAGGTGAGGAGACAtaggggaagaacattccagaagggGGCACAGGTCCAGTGGTGGAGCAGTATTGTCACTGGAGCAGTGAGCTGCATGAGGTCGTAGAGGTGACAGGAGAGACTGTGCAGATTTTGTCCGTCTCAGTGAGAAGGGGTCTTAGTTAAGGACTCTGAGGCTTCCTCTGgccatggggggcgggggggggcaggggcagatgCCAGGAGACCAGAGAGGCAGTGCCCGCCACCATGGTACAGGTGTGGGGTGATGGGCCCAGCCCCAGGTGGAGAGCAGTGGTTGGACTGTGAAAGAGATCTCATGGCAGAGCCGACGGGACTTCCTGACACCCTGACACGCCTGAGGTCGGGCGGGAGGAGAGAGGCAAGGGTGGCTCCTGGATTTCCATCGGGACTGCTAGAAGGATGGGACTGTCATTTACCAACTGGAAAGGCTGGGCAGGCTGGAGTTGGAGAGACCTAGACGTGACGTGGAAATGCTGACTATAAAGCCAGTGGTTCATGGCACAGACCAAATTTGAGACATTTGGGAGTCATCAGCCTGGAGGTGACCTAAACCCCTGAGGCGGGACAAGATGGTGCAAGGGGTGAACACAGAGAGGATGGCTGAAGACCGGCCCTGGCTGGGTCCCCGTTATTGAAGGGGTTAGGGAGTCCCAAAGGTTGGGGAATAGCCAGGAATGTGACATGCCAGAAGCAGGAGCATGAAGTCCTAAAAGCACATGGGGAGTGGTTCCAGAAGAAGGAAGCGATCAGCTACAGCAAAGGCGATAGAAAAGTCAGGAAAGCTGAGGGACTGAGGGCCAGCTCTGGGATCAGCCAGCCCAGGTCATCAGTGACGGGGGGTGGTGTGCAGGTAGCCCCGAGCCTAGAAAGCAGCTGGGGTCCCAGCACAGTTGAGATGGGACAAGTCTCCTGTTCGGGGAACCCTGGGCCCCTTCCcacaccctgccctgcccacagGCCCCTTCTGGATCTGTGCCACGCTGGCTTTCGTCTTGGCCATCACTGGCAATCTGACGCTGGTGCTGGCCCAGAGGAGGGACCCCTCGATCCACTACAGCCCCCAGTTCCACAAGGGTGAGTGAAGTGGGCTAGGCCTGGCACCTGCCGGGGCTGGGAGTGCACAGAGCCCCAAGGGTGACTGCCTGCCTTGCCCCGCGCTCCACAGTGACTGTGGCTGGCGTCACCATCTACTGCTATGTTTGGCTGGTGCCGTTGGCGCTGTGGGGCTTCCTGCGGTGGCGGAAGGGTGTCCGGGAGCGCATGGGGCCTTACACCTTCCTGGAGACCGTGTGCATCTACGGCTACTCCCTCTTTGTCTTCATCCCCACCGTGGTAAGTGCGGCCCAGGGGTGGAGGGCACCAGGCATCATGGGGAAGGCCTGGTAGGCAGCTGCCCATGTCGCCCCCAGGTCCTGTGGCTCATTCCGGTCCCCTGGCTGCAGTGGCTCTTTGGGGTCATGGCCCTGGTGCTGTCAGCCGCCAGCCTGGTGTTTACCCTCTGGCCTGTTGTCCGAGAGGACACCAGATTGGTGGCTGCGGTGCTGCTCTCGACTGTCGTGCTGCTCCATGCCCTCCTGGCCGTGGGCTGTAAGGTACAGACGGTCACGACCGGGGCGGGGGACGGGTGCTGACCCCCCACCAACACTGACTCCAGGGGCCTCggtccagttttatttcttccagccCCTGCCTCTGGAGCACCTGGCACCGCCGGCCCAGGCCACGTCTCTGCCTGCGAACCTCTTGCTGCCACCCACGTCGAGGCCTAAGGCCACTTAGGGCGGCCGAGCCTATGGGTAAGGGGCTGCTCCTGCCTTTCCTCCCCGTCTCGAGGAGTCCCAGGGCTGCTCCCAGGAGTCTCTCTCTTTCAGGCCCAACATGAGGGGACACCTATGCCTGCCCTGCTCCTCAGACGATGGCTGAAGGCTCCCCTGACACCTCAAGATCACTCTGCTACTTTCCAGACTTTTCTTACAAAGcaaacacttttattttctatgcAAAGGTGATTCCGAGAATTTATATAAAGGCGGGAAAGGGGCAGCAGGAAGCTCCTGGTGTGGCAtcgccctcgggctccctgcccaaccTTCTGCTTTCCCCAATGGGACAGTTGGGAGAGCAGAGGGGGGCCACCCCGGCCTCAACTGTGCCTGCCCTTCCTGGGTGCCTGGTGAGCTGGTCCCAGGGCCTAGCCTGAGCTCCACCGCATCCGAGTTTGAAGGTGTTAGAAACGGGGGGAgcagaagtagaagaaaattgCCTGTGCTGAAACAtacatttccttgtttatttgttttgttttgggggggagggggcggaggtcCCTGCAAGGCCCCTTCCCAGGCTGGGGAGGGACCGAAATGCCATCATAGTATTAGGGACTGGAGCGTCTACAAATATTGAGGGAAACACACAGGCCTAATGTGAGCTACAAGGAAAAAGGACGCCTTCCACGATCGATCCTTGAGGTTTCTCGTGTCTGCCCCGAGCGGCTGACAGTGACCCTTCCCTCCAGGCCCGGGGCCCACGGGGCCACCTGTTCGAACtcttggcaggggtgggggaggggacctgCAGGGGCTCAGGGACAGGACAGCAGCAAGAGGCAGGGGCCGAGGACGGAGGGCCTTCCCGACAGCCGGGGTGGGTTGTACATTCAAGTGTGAGGTGAACCCTTTGGTGGGCGGGGGCCTCGGGTCTCCAGAGGCCTGGCCCCACCCCTGTCCCGAAGACTCGGCAGGGCTGCCCCTCACCACTGAGCCTCTgagttggggagaggggctgCTGGCTCGGCCCGGCCGGCCTGGTTTCTCAGAGGGTCTGTGGATTGACACTGGTTCTTctcgtaaaaaaataaaattaaaaaaagcagcATGTCACGCCCATTGTGACCAAGGCCTGGTAGTTGAAGGGGAGGCCCCGCCCAGTCAGGACTGCCTTCCCATTGGAGACAGGCAAAGGGGGGGACAGGCGCCAAGGGACCGGGTGGGGTGGCAGctgctccccccatcccccccaactCCCCGCCAGGCCCACAGCTGTCAGGCCCGGACACGCCTGTTATAGAAGATGTCAAACCCAGGTcagggtggagggcaggagggggaaaCAGGGCTCCCACGACATGATCTTGTGTAAAATATGGCAGCGACACACGCTCAGGGCCAAGATGTGGGTGGGCGGTGGAGTGGGGGCGGCGGCGGCAATGTTGTGTAAAAAAGTGTCCAAGTTCCCATAGCAAAGAGGGCCGTGACCGGGTGTTTGGGCTTCTCCGGTACAGGGGTGAAAGCCGCCCAGGcaggggggggtgggcagggtctTCATTTGGTTTCCTGGTGCTGTCAGTCTGTTCCACGCCGGCGGGGCCTAGCTCCCATAGTGCATGGTGTTGGTCGGGATGGACATGGGGGAGGCCATGGAGATGGCAGGGCCGCCCATGGTGAACTGGCTGTTGACTGCGTAGTGGGCGCTGgagccgccgccgctgctgccctGGGCGCCGGAGGACCCTGTGGGGGTGCACGGGCGCTGAGGGGCCAGCTCCGCCCCCTCGCCCGCCCAGACCCGCggcagagtcagagagagagagcgcaggcGAGAGGGCAGGCGGGCACCCGGGGGTCCGCGCTCTCACACCCGCGGGACCCCGCTCCCCCGCCCACCGTTACCTTGGACAATCCCCGTGCTCATTATGGAGCCCATCCGGGAGTGGGTGTGATTGACAATCCCCGTGTTGGCTGCGcagcaagagggagggaggaaggaagggagacgGCGTCaccgcccccagcccggcccacACTCTCATCACTagggtgtggggagggtgggCGCAGCGGCTGCAGAGCGAGGCAGAGAGGAACGGAGTCGGGGGGCCTccgccaggcgcccccagaaagAGGAGGTGGTAGTGACAACTGTGGCGCGGAAAGCCCAAGCCCTGCCACCCCCAGAGCCCCTGGAGACGCTCACCTAAAGGAATCAGGTTGTTGTGGCCCACGCTGGAGCCGCCGGCGATAACACTGCTCAGGTCGTAGGCGGTCGGCATCCCTGTGCAGAGACGTAGAggtcaggggctgggaggtggtgGCCAGCGCCCCAGCACCGCCCCTGCCTGGCCCACACGGGCCGCTCACCCGCCACGGCCATCCCGCTGCTGAGGTTGTAGGTGCTGCCCGTGTTCCACATGTTCTCGGAGGGGGACGTGTAGTGGGAGCCGGGTGGGGGCGAGGGCGTCGTGCCGGTGTATCTGCAGCACAGACAGGCCAGGGGTCGGGGCTGAGAGGCTGCCGGCCGGGGAGGGGCACCCCGCCTGCGGGCTGCCAGCCCGTCCTACCTGAAGAAGGGGTTTTTCAGATCCAGGAGGTTACTGGATTTGGAGCCTGTCTGGTCTACCTGGGCCACAATACTGATGTCATAGCTCTGTCtgcagagagggcaggggaggacaGCCATGAGCTGGCTGGGtggatgccccccccccaccccaccccgccttCCCCGGCGCCCAAGCAGCAGCTCACACCTTTTGTTGGCAATAAGCAGACATGTCCCTGAGAGCGTGTCCCCGGCCTTGGCGAACAGTGGTGACTGGAACAGGCACCGGACCTGGTACCAGTGGGTCAGGGGCTCCGTCGGGGCCGTGGAGAGCCACACTGTCATTCTGCCAAGCAAGGACAGGCACACGCTTAACCAGGCTGGAGCCACCACCTCTTGAGCTCCCCCCAGGCATCTCTGATGGGTCCCCTGGGGCCCTGGAGCTAAGACCGGCTGGCTGCCCGGGTGTCCCAGGCACGTGCTTGTGCACCTATatgcgcacacatacacacatccacaGCCACGAGGGGGCCCACTCACCCTGACCTCGGGGCCAAGAGACAGACCAGGTCCCATGAAGGACAGTCACTGAGAACAGGgtggacaccccctcccccacaatAGTCTCTGGCTCAAAGGTGAGCTGTCCCTGCTCTTTTGGAGGGGATAGGGAGCCTAGAGGGCCTATCCTGTCTCCCCAGCCCGCAACCAGGCTTCTGAGCCCGCCAGGCCCAGGGGTCACAGCCACAGGGAAGTCGGACCCGGGCAGGTGGAGAGCGCAGCATGCTCTGCACCCCGCTGCACTCACATGGAGCCGATGAAGGCGACATCGAACCAGAAAGCCAGACCGTGAACGAGCCCGGAATGCAGCATGTGGAATTTGAATGGGATTTCTATCCTGGAAGGCAAAGGGTGGTGATTGCTGGGGAAACCAAATCGGGACTGCCAGGAGAGAAGTGGGGTGGCTGGGAGAGGGGTTTTggggcccctgcctgcccccccaccctggggcagaATGCCTGTGGGAGGCTGTGCTGGCCCCAGACTCCAGCAGGAGCCAGGCTCGGGAGGAGGGGCACAGGTGCTGGTACCTGTGCAAATCTCCTTCTTTGGCTTCTAAGAAGTTCACTGTGTACTTGACAGACTTGGCCATCAGGATCCGGATGTCAAATGTGTCCTGGGAGAGACCACAGTGTGACTTGGCTTCAGGCACTGAGGCCAGCTGTGAAGGGGAGAGCTCTGCCCCTCTCCGGCTGGCCAAGGCCTCTAGGCCATTCGGCTACAACCAATTTGCCATTCTCAGACATGCTGGGGGAGGCCGAAGTGGTTCGCCACCATGGAGGGCCAGTAGTGCCGGCTCTCCGAATAGCGATTCACATGCATTAGGAACTTGGCAGTTCCCCTTCTGGGAGGTTAACCTAcagacacacatgtacatatacaagCTCACACACGTGATCAGACTGTCCAGAGTAGACATACTCTGGACACCATCTAATTAAACCACCAATGTCCCACCCATAAAAGACCAAGAAAGAACGAAGAGGCTCTTTATGAACAGATGGGGGAAGGATCTCTGAGATAAACTGTGAAGTTAAAACGCAAGTCGGAGAGCTGTGCTGACGTCCACACCCAGCTATGACGGAGGCTTTGTACCAGACCAACAACGGTCCTGTGAAGAACTATGAGctgaataaaatacaaaggaaaaaaaaagcctagttGGAAAGTACTGAAGGGTAACAACAGCAGCCACAGCTTTGGGAGCCAAGATCCTAGAGAGAAGGGAGATGTTTTTTCGCCTGTGCCTCTCCCCTTGGGGCAGGACCTTCTGACGGCCTCCCTGGATGAGGAAAGCAAAATGGGGGTTTGGGGTTATCAAGGCAGCTAGGATTCAAGAGgtcaagaaatgaaacaaaaggaaaatgcagaaaCATGAGGTGGATGTTCTACATGCACCTGGCATCTGGCATCTGCCAATTCCTGAGCTGCATGTGGAGTGGGGCCTAGAGGCAAAGAAATCAAGCAGAAAGCCATTGATAAGACACTGAAAAACTAAGGAAAGGTTCAGCTGTGTACTGGTGCTGGGAGGCTGGGACGAGGAGCACCGCGAGGCTCCCACCAGGCTTGCACTGAGACCACTGAAGGCGAGGCCCTAAAGCAgcggttctcaaaatgtggtcccttGCAGAGCACTCTCAAGgccaaaaggattttttttcttttttagtatttatttattcatgagacacagagagaaaggtagagacataggcagagggagaagcaggctccctgcagggagcctgatgtgggacttgatcccagggccccaggatcgcaacctgagccacccaggtgccccaatgccaAAACTATTTTCATGATAAAACTAAGATGCTGTCTGTTTTCTTTGATTCACTCACCTGTGATACCAAAGCCAATTAAACACAGAAGCAGAATCCAACTGTCTCCa
Proteins encoded in this window:
- the YIPF2 gene encoding protein YIPF2 isoform X2, encoding MAAADELAFHEFEEASSLLAETPDAATTSGRGQLAPQGHVAVEVDSGGIYGSEEAEESDKTALLQEEKQQPGFWTFSYYQSFFDVDTSQVLDRIRGSLLPRPGHNFVRHHLRNRPDLYGPFWICATLAFVLAITGNLTLVLAQRRDPSIHYSPQFHKVTVAGVTIYCYVWLVPLALWGFLRWRKGVRERMGPYTFLETVCIYGYSLFVFIPTVVLWLIPVPWLQWLFGVMALVLSAASLVFTLWPVVREDTRLVAAVLLSTVVLLHALLAVGCKFYFFQPLPLEHLAPPAQATSLPANLLLPPTSRPKAT
- the YIPF2 gene encoding protein YIPF2 isoform X1 codes for the protein MAAADELAFHEFEEASSLLAETPDAATTSGRGQLAPQGHVAVEVDSGGIYGSEEAEESDKTALLQEEKQQPGFWTFSYYQSFFDVDTSQVLDRIRGSLLPRPGHNFVRHHLRNRPDLYGPFWICATLAFVLAITGNLTLVLAQRRDPSIHYSPQFHKVTVAGVTIYCYVWLVPLALWGFLRWRKGVRERMGPYTFLETVCIYGYSLFVFIPTVVLWLIPVPWLQWLFGVMALVLSAASLVFTLWPVVREDTRLVAAVLLSTVVLLHALLAVGCKGPRSSFISSSPCLWSTWHRRPRPRLCLRTSCCHPRRGLRPLRAAEPMGPT
- the TIMM29 gene encoding mitochondrial import inner membrane translocase subunit Tim29; the encoded protein is MATAALKRLWSRNREGSGGPAAAKPGVWARLGAWARVLLRDYAEACGDAAAAARARPWRAAVYAGLLGGAAACCALAPSEAAFEEALLDASGILLLLAPATRNRASEDCVQRLLWLRGRGRLRHVNLGLCALVYEAPVDAQASLYQARCRYLQPRWADFPDRILDVGFVGRWWVLAARMRDCDINDEEFQHLPAHLRVVGPHQLHSETNERLFDEKYKPVVLTDDQVDQALWEEQVLQKEKKDKLALSQADSLVRSEVPR